Proteins encoded together in one Hevea brasiliensis isolate MT/VB/25A 57/8 chromosome 16, ASM3005281v1, whole genome shotgun sequence window:
- the LOC110641219 gene encoding F-box protein PP2-A12, whose product MGANLSSVFTDPNALSLYGSLSSQSPTPKPTLGDLPEGCVALILAYLDPPEICKLARLNRAFRGASWADFLWESKLPMNYVRLIQRVFGDDLPRKISRREIYARLCRANTFDGGTKKAWLDKTTGGVCLSISSKGLAITGIDDRRYWNNIPTEESRFDTVAYLQQIWWFEVDGQFEFPLPAGTYSIFFRLQLGRAAKRFGRRICNTEHVHGWDIKPVRFQLWTSDGQYASSQCFLRDPGKWNLYHVGDFVVDSSNPSMNLKFSMIQIDCTHPKGGLCLDSVVVYPSKIKERLKHF is encoded by the exons ATGGGGGCTAATCTTTCTTCAGTATTCACAGACCCGAACGCTTTATCTCTTTATGGTTCTTTATCGTCTCAATCACCAACGCCAAAACCTACTCTTGGGGACTTACCAGAAGGTTGTGTTGCTCTGATTCTTGCTTATTTAGACCCACCAGAGATATGCAAATTAGCAAGGTTGAACAGAGCATTTCGTGGAGCTTCTTGGGCTGATTTTTTATGGGAATCTAAATTACCTATGAATTATGTTCGTCTTATTCAGAGAGTTTTTGGTGATGATCTGCCTAGAAAGATTAGTAGGAGAGAGATTTACGCCAGGTTGTGTAGAGCTAACACTTTTGACGGTGGTACCAAG AAAGCATGGCTAGATAAGACTACTGGTGGTGTTTGCTTATCCATTTCTTCCAAGGGGTTAGCAATAACTGGGATCGATGATAGAAGATATTGGAATAATATTCCAACCGAAGAATCTAG ATTCGACACTGTTGCATATCTTCAGCAAATATGGTGGTTTGAGGTTGATGGGCAGTTTGAGTTCCCACTTCCAGCAGGGACCTATAGCATATTCTTCAGGCTGCAATTAGGCAGGGCTGCCAAGAGATTTGGTCGCCGAATCTGCAACACGGAGCACGTCCATGGTTGGGACATAAAACCTGTGAGATTTCAGCTATGGACTTCTGATGGTCAGTATGCCTCTTCCCAGTGTTTTTTACGTGATCCTGGGAAATGGAATCTCTACCATGTTGGGGACTTTGTCGTCGACAGTTCCAATCCATCTATGAATCTTAAATTCTCTATGATCCAGATCGATTGCACACACCCCAAAGGTGGTCTTTGTTTGGACTCCGTGGTAGTATACCCATCTAAAATTAAAGAAAGGTTAAAGCATTTTTGA